One part of the Salirhabdus salicampi genome encodes these proteins:
- a CDS encoding NYN domain-containing protein: MIVLIVDGYNVIGAAPSLKLLRDEDLGQARELLVNQLAEYQAYTGYKVIVVFDAYSVHGIEKKEKNSRVEVIYTKENETADERIEKLVKEIKNIQTQVYVATSDYTEQRTIFAQGALRKSARELLNEIKSIERSINNEVKNNSLIKNRSKIPLNKDVLDLFEKWRRGEK; encoded by the coding sequence ATGATCGTATTAATTGTTGACGGATACAATGTAATAGGTGCGGCACCTTCACTGAAATTATTGCGTGATGAAGATTTAGGACAAGCCAGGGAGCTGCTCGTGAACCAATTAGCCGAATATCAAGCGTATACTGGGTATAAAGTGATCGTAGTTTTTGATGCGTATAGTGTTCACGGCATCGAAAAAAAAGAAAAGAACTCACGGGTAGAAGTGATATACACAAAAGAAAATGAAACCGCCGATGAAAGAATTGAGAAACTTGTGAAAGAGATTAAAAATATTCAAACACAAGTGTATGTAGCGACATCGGACTACACAGAGCAGAGAACGATTTTTGCTCAAGGTGCTCTACGTAAGTCAGCTCGTGAATTACTGAATGAGATAAAAAGTATTGAACGCTCAATAAACAATGAAGTAAAAAACAATAGTTTAATAAAAAACCGTTCGAAAATTCCATTAAACAAGGATGTTCTAGACCTTTTTGAGAAGTGGCGAAGAGGAGAGAAGTAA
- the rlmB gene encoding 23S rRNA (guanosine(2251)-2'-O)-methyltransferase RlmB — MQEEWIVGRNPVMETLKSDRSVNKVFILDNMKPQAAQQIQRLARDRGVLVQKVPRKKLDQIGKQHQGVAASIAAYQYAELDDLFQRASSEGEEPFFVILDELEDPHNLGSIIRTADAVGAHGIIIPKRRSVQLTQVVAKTSTGAIEHIPVARVTNLSRTIDELKDRNVWVVGTDATGKEDYRQMNGDMPIALVIGSEGKGMSRIVKEKCDWLVRLPMVGKVTSLNASVAASLLMYEVFRKRHTIGE; from the coding sequence ATGCAAGAGGAATGGATTGTTGGCAGAAATCCTGTAATGGAAACGTTAAAGTCAGATCGATCGGTCAATAAAGTCTTCATCCTAGATAACATGAAGCCTCAAGCCGCCCAGCAAATTCAACGTCTTGCCAGGGATAGAGGGGTGCTCGTTCAAAAAGTACCTCGAAAAAAATTAGATCAAATTGGCAAGCAACATCAAGGGGTAGCGGCTTCCATTGCAGCGTACCAATATGCGGAACTTGACGACTTGTTTCAGCGTGCTTCTTCCGAAGGTGAAGAACCTTTTTTTGTTATTTTGGACGAGCTTGAAGATCCCCATAACTTAGGGTCTATCATTAGAACCGCTGATGCAGTGGGGGCACATGGTATTATCATCCCGAAAAGAAGGTCTGTACAGTTAACGCAAGTCGTAGCCAAAACTTCGACAGGTGCGATTGAACATATTCCTGTTGCTCGGGTGACAAATTTGTCGAGAACTATTGATGAATTAAAGGATAGAAATGTGTGGGTTGTTGGCACAGATGCAACTGGAAAAGAAGATTACCGTCAAATGAACGGGGATATGCCTATTGCACTCGTTATAGGTAGTGAGGGAAAGGGTATGAGTCGAATCGTGAAAGAAAAGTGTGATTGGTTAGTTCGGTTGCCGATGGTCGGAAAGGTAACGTCGTTAAACGCATCTGTAGCTGCAAGTCTCCTTATGTATGAAGTTTTTCGTAAGCGACATACGATAGGAGAGTAA
- a CDS encoding Mini-ribonuclease 3 produces the protein MNHNLDVKQLKSLALAYMGDAAYEIHVREYLLRQGIVNPNALHRQAVKFVTASSQAKALRKWQETGMLTDEEEGIVRRGRNAKSNSAPKHTDVITYKMSTAFEALLGYHYLCKNEDRLEELLIDAVRITEERG, from the coding sequence ATGAATCACAACCTAGATGTGAAACAACTGAAAAGTTTAGCTCTTGCATACATGGGTGACGCTGCTTATGAAATTCATGTTCGAGAGTATTTACTTCGGCAAGGAATTGTCAATCCGAACGCACTTCACCGGCAAGCGGTAAAGTTTGTCACAGCTTCGTCTCAGGCGAAGGCGTTAAGGAAATGGCAGGAAACAGGGATGCTCACGGACGAGGAAGAAGGTATTGTGAGAAGGGGGCGGAACGCAAAATCGAATTCCGCCCCAAAACATACCGATGTGATTACGTATAAAATGAGTACAGCATTTGAAGCTTTGCTCGGGTATCACTATTTATGTAAAAATGAAGACAGACTAGAAGAATTACTAATAGATGCGGTCCGTATTACGGAAGAAAGGGGTTAA
- the cysS gene encoding cysteine--tRNA ligase, with translation MTIKIYNTLTRRKETFTPIEEDKVRMYVCGPTVYNYIHIGNARPAIVFDTVRRYFEFQGYEVQYVLNFTDVDDKIIKAANELGQEVPEVADRFIKAYKEDVKAFGVKEAVHHPRVMETMDDIIAFIDGLIEKGYAYEAGGDVYFKTRSFADYGKLSHQSIDELRAGARIQVGEKKEDPLDFVLWKAAKPGEISWNSPWGEGRPGWHIECSTMAKKYLGETIDIHAGGQDLSFPHHENEIAQSESLNGKTFANYWMHNGYINIDNEKMSKSLGNFVLVHDIIQQHDPNVVRFFMLSVHYRNPINFSEALLESAKNGLERIKTAYDNLSHRREASTNFADGNESWIEKVNQHEQRFIQEMNDDFNTANAISVLFDLVKDANHYVNESHTSEVVIDHFLTTFTKLTSVLGISLEGKKQGDLQDEEIENLIQERYEARKNKDFARADEIRDELKAKNIILEDTPQGTRWKRG, from the coding sequence ATGACAATTAAAATCTATAATACATTAACTCGCAGGAAAGAAACGTTCACACCAATTGAAGAAGATAAAGTGAGAATGTATGTATGTGGGCCAACCGTGTACAATTACATTCATATTGGTAACGCTCGGCCGGCTATCGTATTTGATACAGTACGTCGTTATTTTGAATTTCAAGGGTATGAAGTCCAATATGTTTTAAATTTCACGGATGTTGACGATAAAATTATTAAGGCAGCAAACGAATTAGGCCAAGAAGTACCAGAAGTGGCAGACCGATTTATAAAGGCTTACAAGGAGGATGTAAAAGCATTCGGTGTTAAAGAAGCTGTCCATCATCCGCGGGTAATGGAAACGATGGATGATATTATTGCCTTTATTGATGGTTTAATAGAAAAAGGATATGCCTATGAAGCTGGAGGAGATGTTTATTTTAAAACACGTTCTTTTGCTGATTACGGAAAATTATCTCACCAATCCATTGATGAGTTAAGAGCTGGTGCAAGAATTCAAGTAGGAGAAAAGAAGGAAGACCCACTAGACTTCGTTTTATGGAAAGCTGCAAAGCCAGGAGAAATCTCTTGGAATAGCCCGTGGGGAGAAGGTCGTCCAGGATGGCATATAGAATGCTCAACAATGGCAAAGAAATATTTAGGTGAGACGATTGATATACATGCGGGTGGTCAAGACTTGTCTTTTCCACACCATGAAAATGAAATTGCCCAGTCTGAGTCGTTAAATGGAAAAACATTTGCAAACTATTGGATGCACAATGGTTATATAAATATTGATAATGAAAAGATGTCTAAATCCCTGGGGAACTTTGTCCTCGTTCATGACATTATTCAACAGCATGATCCAAATGTTGTTCGCTTCTTTATGTTAAGTGTTCATTATCGCAATCCAATCAACTTCAGTGAGGCATTGTTAGAAAGTGCGAAAAATGGGCTGGAACGAATCAAGACTGCTTATGATAATTTGAGTCACCGGAGAGAGGCTAGCACGAATTTTGCGGATGGAAATGAAAGCTGGATAGAAAAAGTTAACCAACATGAACAACGGTTTATTCAGGAGATGAATGATGACTTTAATACAGCAAATGCTATTTCTGTACTGTTTGATTTAGTAAAGGATGCGAACCATTATGTGAATGAGAGCCATACGTCTGAAGTGGTTATTGATCACTTTTTAACGACATTCACAAAGCTCACTTCGGTATTAGGGATTTCCTTGGAAGGAAAAAAACAAGGAGATTTGCAAGACGAAGAAATTGAAAACTTAATTCAAGAGCGTTATGAAGCGAGAAAAAACAAAGATTTTGCCCGAGCAGATGAAATTCGTGATGAGTTAAAAGCGAAGAACATCATTTTAGAGGATACGCCTCAAGGTACACGTTGGAAAAGAGGATAA
- the cysE gene encoding serine O-acetyltransferase: MIREDIQVVFDQDPAARSKFEVVLTYSGLHAIWAHRVAHACYNKKLFFLARCISQVSRFFTGIEIHPGARIGRRFFIDHGMGVVIGETCEIGNDVTIFQGVTLGGTGKEKGKRHPTLKDNVLVATGAKVLGSIEIGENSKVGAGSVVLHDVPDNSTVVGIPGKVVVQNGVKVKKDLDHHNLPDPVSDAIKVMEDQLEALSEQVEDLKRRSGDNDN, translated from the coding sequence ATGATAAGGGAAGATATTCAAGTTGTTTTTGACCAAGACCCAGCTGCTCGAAGTAAATTCGAAGTTGTGCTCACCTATTCAGGACTGCACGCCATTTGGGCTCATAGAGTAGCCCATGCTTGTTATAATAAAAAGCTGTTTTTTCTAGCAAGATGTATTTCACAAGTAAGTCGCTTTTTCACTGGAATTGAAATACATCCAGGGGCGAGGATAGGGCGAAGGTTTTTTATAGATCATGGCATGGGGGTCGTCATTGGTGAAACTTGTGAAATTGGTAATGACGTTACAATTTTTCAAGGTGTAACACTAGGTGGAACCGGGAAAGAAAAAGGGAAGCGGCATCCAACGTTGAAAGACAATGTGCTCGTTGCAACTGGTGCAAAAGTCCTCGGTTCAATTGAGATTGGTGAAAACTCAAAAGTAGGAGCCGGGTCGGTCGTCCTGCACGATGTTCCTGATAATTCAACGGTGGTTGGTATTCCAGGGAAAGTAGTTGTGCAAAATGGGGTGAAAGTAAAGAAAGATTTAGACCATCACAACCTCCCGGACCCGGTTTCCGATGCTATAAAGGTAATGGAAGACCAGTTAGAGGCATTAAGTGAACAAGTAGAAGATTTAAAGAGAAGGAGCGGTGACAATGACAATTAA
- the gltX gene encoding glutamate--tRNA ligase, with product MSNNIRVRYAPSPTGHLHIGNARTALFNYLFARNTGGKFIIRIEDTDQKRNVEGGDIGQLKYLKWLGIDWDESIDVGGDYGPYRQMDRLDIYQKYANELLEKGLAYKCYMTEEELEQEREQQKAQGKVPKYSGAHRDLTEEDQQKFEADGRKPSIRFRVPANKTYVFQDIVKGKISFESDDFGDWVIMKKDGTPTYNFAVAVDDHLMKITHVLRGEDHISNTPKQMMIYEAFDWEVPTFCHMTLIVNEERKKLSKRDESIIQFIEQYADLGYLPEALFNFIALLGWSPVGEEELFTKEQFIDIFDAERLATSPAVFDANKLKWMNNQYIKQLSVEDTVTLALPHLIKAGKLSDDMSDEQKKWVEDLIALYKDQLSYGAEIVELTELFFKQQIDYNEDSMKVLSEEQVSEVLETFLNQLEELEDFQPDTIKASVKATQKETKQKGKKLFMPIRVATTGQTHGPELPNAIYLLGKETVTLRLRDVLKKLSN from the coding sequence ATGTCGAACAATATAAGAGTAAGGTACGCACCAAGCCCTACTGGTCATTTGCATATCGGGAATGCTAGAACAGCATTATTTAACTATCTATTTGCCCGTAATACAGGCGGGAAGTTTATTATTCGTATTGAAGATACTGACCAGAAGCGAAACGTAGAAGGTGGAGATATTGGTCAGCTGAAATATTTAAAATGGTTAGGGATTGATTGGGACGAAAGTATCGATGTTGGTGGCGATTATGGACCTTATCGTCAAATGGACCGTTTAGATATTTATCAAAAGTATGCAAATGAGCTACTTGAAAAAGGCCTGGCTTATAAATGCTATATGACGGAAGAGGAACTAGAGCAAGAGCGTGAACAACAAAAAGCACAAGGGAAAGTTCCGAAGTATTCCGGTGCCCACCGGGACCTTACAGAAGAGGATCAACAAAAATTTGAAGCGGATGGTCGTAAGCCGAGTATTCGTTTTCGTGTCCCAGCCAATAAAACATATGTTTTCCAAGATATCGTCAAAGGGAAAATTTCTTTTGAATCCGATGATTTTGGTGACTGGGTTATTATGAAGAAAGACGGTACACCAACATATAACTTTGCGGTAGCCGTAGACGATCACTTAATGAAAATCACACACGTATTACGTGGAGAGGACCATATTTCAAACACGCCAAAACAAATGATGATTTACGAAGCCTTTGATTGGGAAGTTCCAACCTTCTGTCACATGACACTAATTGTGAATGAAGAGCGGAAAAAATTAAGTAAACGTGATGAAAGCATTATTCAATTTATTGAGCAATATGCTGACCTCGGATACTTACCAGAAGCATTGTTTAACTTTATTGCGTTACTAGGTTGGTCTCCTGTTGGAGAAGAAGAGTTGTTTACGAAAGAACAGTTCATTGACATTTTTGACGCTGAACGATTGGCTACTTCACCAGCGGTTTTCGATGCAAACAAATTAAAATGGATGAACAACCAGTATATTAAGCAACTTAGCGTAGAAGATACCGTTACATTAGCACTCCCTCACTTAATCAAAGCAGGTAAACTATCTGATGATATGTCAGATGAGCAGAAAAAGTGGGTCGAGGATTTAATCGCACTATACAAGGATCAACTAAGCTATGGAGCTGAAATTGTAGAATTGACCGAGTTATTCTTTAAACAACAAATTGATTATAACGAAGATTCTATGAAAGTGTTGAGTGAAGAACAAGTATCAGAAGTATTGGAGACATTTCTAAATCAATTGGAAGAGCTAGAAGATTTCCAACCTGATACGATAAAAGCATCTGTTAAAGCAACCCAAAAAGAAACGAAACAAAAAGGAAAGAAGCTATTTATGCCGATTCGCGTTGCTACAACCGGTCAAACACATGGGCCGGAGTTGCCAAACGCTATTTATCTTTTAGGAAAAGAGACCGTAACATTACGTTTGCGTGATGTATTAAAAAAATTAAGCAATTAA